From the genome of Paraburkholderia aromaticivorans, one region includes:
- a CDS encoding sugar transferase, producing the protein MALVGKVSESVSKEVNPFDTRYDGRSHADHSEWSGRGFSASNLDNVSEYSRGEESLSSDLSTEPVPGPLACRTLSAANDPDIPTRKGDFTKRVFDIVGASSLLIVLLPIFLVVGCFVLSDGGSAFFGHPRVGRGGRAFRCLKFRSMVPRADVVLAELLAADATAREEWNRDFKLKNDVRVTAVGRFLRKTSLDELPQLWNVLRGDMSLVGPRPIVTKELERYGADAHYYLSVRPGVTGLWQVSGRNNVDYATRVALDVSYVKERSTLLDISILLRTFKVVFEGSGAY; encoded by the coding sequence ATGGCTTTAGTCGGCAAGGTATCGGAATCAGTGTCAAAGGAAGTTAATCCTTTCGATACCCGCTACGACGGTCGTTCGCATGCCGACCATTCTGAATGGAGCGGCCGCGGTTTTTCGGCTTCGAATCTGGATAACGTCTCGGAATACAGTCGCGGCGAAGAATCCCTTTCTTCGGACCTTTCAACCGAGCCCGTCCCAGGTCCTCTGGCTTGCCGCACGCTGTCGGCGGCAAACGATCCTGATATTCCGACGAGAAAAGGCGACTTCACGAAACGCGTCTTCGACATTGTCGGCGCATCCTCCTTGCTAATCGTGCTGCTACCGATTTTTCTCGTTGTAGGTTGCTTCGTATTGAGCGACGGCGGATCGGCTTTCTTCGGCCATCCTCGCGTCGGAAGAGGCGGGCGAGCGTTTCGCTGCTTGAAGTTCCGCTCAATGGTTCCTAGGGCCGATGTCGTTCTCGCTGAACTCCTGGCCGCGGACGCCACCGCTCGCGAAGAATGGAATCGCGATTTCAAGCTGAAGAACGATGTTCGCGTCACCGCCGTCGGCCGGTTTCTTCGCAAGACGAGCCTTGATGAGCTACCCCAGCTCTGGAATGTTCTTCGCGGCGACATGAGCCTCGTTGGCCCTCGGCCCATCGTCACGAAGGAGTTGGAACGATATGGCGCGGACGCCCATTACTATCTGTCGGTTAGACCCGGAGTGACCGGATTGTGGCAAGTGAGCGGACGAAACAATGTTGACTATGCAACGAGAGTGGCACTGGACGTCTCCTATGTAAAGGAACGCTCGACTCTGCTCGATATCAGCATTCTGCTGCGAACGTTCAAGGTGGTTTTTGAAGGAAGCGGAGCGTATTGA
- a CDS encoding glycosyltransferase, with protein MRIVHVVESTATGTLSVICMISNRLASEGHEVYVVFSKRDETPANLPSLFHPKVHLRQFQMKGRPVASILFGLRRELNSLRPDVVHLHSSFAGFLGRLSTISSLKSTKFFYSPHCISFMRSDVSRLKKTCFIGLEALACLKKSTYVACSESERAIVRRYLRTQVVLVENALDKHVTTSHMAASTQERPRPSRCVVTVGGIRRQKNPELFAEIASLFKRRDVEFVWIGDGDEAAKKVLADANVTVTGWLSRSIAMEKVKGADAYLSTSSWEGMPISIIEAMALGTPIVASSCPGNIDVLSHARTGMIFSSAEEAVASLTQMMEDDKFRVAMAERAQDEVRKRFSEDRFFDDVTALYEAQIPLIEI; from the coding sequence ATGAGAATCGTTCATGTTGTCGAGTCGACAGCGACCGGCACGCTCTCCGTGATATGCATGATCTCGAATCGTCTGGCGAGTGAGGGCCACGAAGTTTACGTGGTGTTCTCCAAGCGCGACGAAACGCCCGCCAATTTGCCGTCTCTCTTTCATCCGAAGGTCCACCTTCGGCAATTTCAGATGAAAGGCCGGCCCGTTGCCAGCATACTGTTCGGATTGCGTCGTGAGCTCAATAGTCTGCGCCCTGACGTCGTTCATCTGCACTCGTCGTTTGCTGGATTTCTGGGACGACTGTCAACCATTTCCTCCTTGAAATCGACTAAGTTCTTTTACAGTCCTCATTGCATTTCTTTCATGCGCTCGGATGTCTCCAGGCTGAAGAAGACGTGCTTCATTGGACTCGAGGCATTGGCCTGCCTGAAGAAGTCGACTTATGTCGCCTGCTCCGAAAGTGAACGTGCCATCGTACGACGCTACTTGCGCACGCAAGTGGTACTGGTCGAAAACGCGCTCGACAAACACGTAACGACAAGTCACATGGCCGCATCGACTCAGGAGCGCCCACGTCCGTCCAGATGCGTTGTGACCGTGGGCGGCATCAGACGACAGAAGAACCCCGAATTGTTCGCGGAAATAGCGAGCCTTTTCAAACGACGGGATGTCGAATTCGTCTGGATCGGTGACGGAGACGAGGCTGCAAAGAAAGTTCTGGCCGATGCGAACGTCACAGTCACCGGCTGGCTTAGCCGATCTATAGCGATGGAAAAGGTTAAAGGCGCCGACGCCTACCTGTCCACTTCCTCATGGGAGGGTATGCCCATTTCTATCATCGAAGCAATGGCGCTCGGAACACCAATCGTCGCTTCGAGTTGCCCGGGGAACATCGACGTTCTTAGTCACGCCCGGACTGGCATGATCTTCAGCAGCGCCGAAGAGGCAGTGGCCTCACTGACCCAGATGATGGAAGACGACAAATTTCGCGTCGCCATGGCAGAGCGCGCGCAAGACGAGGTACGCAAGCGTTTCAGCGAGGACCGCTTCTTCGATGACGTGACCGCGCTTTATGAAGCGCAGATACCACTAATAGAAATCTAG
- a CDS encoding glycosyl hydrolase produces MVFWKLANYLKPLFLLFALLTAMHDIQLTTTNSRKNKSHRQTQLKRILSSHTTRLLGAALAASVLLAACGGGGDSSQDPAAVANRARRNPSTPATTTPATTTASTGKIFYGVNGHFQQGGAYASSSTQTQLAQLQDLGMTIYRSDVSSKAAATALAQIATTMAAGGVTVYPVLLISPQEYSSETASYNAGYALGQQVASAMHASYYEVGNELEADTLAGNYDGTFPTDYVNSKFMIARGAIRGMIDGIKSVDTQGKIVMGAGTWLHWGFDQMLAQGTQPDGTAGHPVVSWDVTAWHWYNDYDDIQNICGGSGCYNVLSKLQAFGKPIWLTEYGVRPWTATDSQAAAYLTGNTMMAEYASVASTYNLQSIQMYELYDDPAGTYGLLQSDGTTKKPQYASVKSFIASHPK; encoded by the coding sequence ATGGTGTTCTGGAAACTCGCCAATTATTTGAAGCCTTTATTTTTATTATTCGCACTCCTAACCGCCATGCATGATATCCAGCTAACCACTACTAATTCACGAAAAAATAAGTCTCATCGGCAAACGCAACTCAAGAGAATTCTCTCGTCGCACACGACGCGTCTTCTCGGCGCCGCGCTTGCTGCCAGCGTCCTGCTTGCAGCCTGCGGCGGCGGGGGCGACTCTTCGCAAGACCCTGCGGCAGTGGCAAATAGAGCGAGGCGCAACCCCTCAACGCCGGCAACAACCACACCGGCTACGACGACAGCGTCGACTGGCAAGATTTTTTATGGCGTCAACGGCCACTTCCAGCAAGGCGGCGCCTACGCATCATCGAGCACGCAAACTCAATTGGCCCAGCTTCAAGATTTGGGAATGACGATTTATCGCAGCGACGTTTCCAGCAAGGCAGCTGCAACGGCGCTCGCACAGATTGCGACCACCATGGCTGCGGGAGGCGTCACCGTGTACCCGGTGCTGCTCATCTCGCCCCAAGAGTATTCGAGCGAAACGGCCTCCTACAACGCCGGATATGCGCTCGGTCAGCAGGTGGCGTCAGCCATGCACGCGTCTTACTACGAGGTCGGCAATGAGCTTGAGGCGGACACCCTTGCCGGCAACTACGACGGGACGTTCCCGACGGATTACGTCAACAGTAAATTCATGATTGCTCGTGGCGCAATCCGCGGCATGATCGACGGCATCAAGTCTGTCGATACCCAAGGCAAGATCGTCATGGGCGCTGGAACTTGGCTGCATTGGGGTTTCGACCAGATGCTCGCACAGGGTACGCAGCCGGATGGTACGGCGGGTCACCCCGTCGTCTCCTGGGATGTAACGGCGTGGCACTGGTACAACGACTATGACGATATCCAGAACATCTGCGGCGGGTCGGGCTGCTATAACGTCCTGTCCAAACTTCAAGCGTTCGGCAAGCCGATCTGGCTGACCGAGTATGGCGTACGCCCCTGGACTGCCACCGACTCACAAGCTGCAGCTTACCTGACCGGCAATACCATGATGGCCGAATATGCGTCTGTGGCTTCGACGTACAACCTTCAGTCCATTCAGATGTACGAGCTTTACGATGATCCTGCCGGCACATACGGGTTGCTTCAAAGTGATGGCACAACGAAAAAGCCTCAGTACGCGAGCGTGAAGTCCTTCATCGCGTCGCACCCGAAATAA
- a CDS encoding glycosyltransferase family 4 protein, producing the protein MDTLTGQDNFVYNGRFTGQKATGVQRVARELIVAMTQLPEIDHVTVAVPPGDKILPVDGAQTRKIGFGRGLFWEQVILPIFAGRRRIVNLSNSGSIFRPRQVIFMHDAAVFDTPAHFSLRFRAWYRIMFWILARTSSCILTNSDFSRQRLAHHCRVPASRIGVVPLGSDHLDTIESDDNVLGEHGLNSNQFVLAVSNLNPTKNFARIVEAFQRVNDSSLDLVIVGMKNPIFGEIDDISNVAPNIKYVGYVSDSKLKALYQHARCFVYPSIYEGFGIPPLEAMKNGCPTLVASAAALPEVCGDASLYCDPYSSDDIADKLKSLLYTSELRADLRRRGHLHASKYRWQTSAKILLTELEKL; encoded by the coding sequence ATCGACACACTGACAGGGCAGGACAATTTTGTCTACAACGGGAGATTTACGGGTCAGAAGGCGACCGGTGTGCAGCGAGTTGCTCGAGAATTAATTGTTGCTATGACGCAACTCCCGGAGATCGACCATGTAACTGTCGCAGTTCCACCCGGCGACAAGATATTACCCGTTGACGGCGCGCAGACACGGAAGATCGGTTTCGGAAGAGGGCTATTCTGGGAGCAGGTCATACTCCCCATATTTGCCGGACGACGCAGGATCGTAAACCTGAGTAATTCAGGGTCGATATTCCGCCCTCGCCAGGTCATCTTCATGCATGACGCAGCCGTGTTCGACACGCCCGCACATTTTTCCCTACGCTTCCGTGCCTGGTATCGAATCATGTTCTGGATCCTTGCGCGCACGTCGAGTTGCATTTTGACTAACTCAGACTTCTCTCGCCAACGCTTAGCCCATCATTGCCGCGTGCCAGCCTCGCGAATCGGCGTCGTTCCGCTCGGCTCTGACCATCTCGACACTATCGAATCCGACGACAACGTGCTGGGCGAACATGGCTTGAATTCGAATCAGTTCGTGCTCGCCGTCAGCAACCTGAATCCGACCAAGAACTTTGCTCGAATTGTCGAAGCGTTCCAACGTGTCAACGATTCTTCGCTCGACCTTGTGATCGTTGGCATGAAGAATCCGATCTTCGGCGAGATCGATGATATCTCGAACGTTGCACCCAACATCAAATATGTTGGCTATGTGAGCGACAGCAAGTTGAAGGCACTTTATCAACATGCCCGCTGCTTCGTATATCCATCCATCTACGAAGGGTTTGGGATCCCCCCGCTCGAAGCAATGAAAAACGGCTGCCCGACCCTGGTGGCTAGCGCTGCCGCATTGCCTGAAGTCTGCGGAGACGCATCACTATATTGCGACCCGTACTCTTCCGACGATATCGCCGACAAGTTGAAATCGTTACTCTATACAAGCGAACTCAGAGCCGACCTACGCCGCCGTGGCCACCTTCACGCGAGCAAGTACCGTTGGCAAACGAGTGCAAAAATCCTGCTGACCGAGCTCGAGAAACTTTGA
- a CDS encoding glycosyl hydrolase — MRKRSIPIAIVICGTVFSLAIVTFVHLRETKWSDLRLENALAASQPFQRQAAAEPQIPCSKGRAGVFYGVVGHVQQGGIYTARSFEAQISQLRDLGITIYAQDVGDKAAAEQVARLARVAAEQCVGILPLIITPDVQENLNESTAYAQGRKLGADAATVLNSLVSYYQVGNEFDNDVILNGASGEYPSHYDNAKYQKARGAIRGMIDGIKEVQPSARILLGSLSWLHYGFSDMLRDGTEPDGKRDNAKVVEWDITAWHWYSEMSPNRASWVPQPNVLKHVLTHLSTQYGKPIWITEFGVRPDYSGGDPGAYLVGQDGLAGFVADAKKYGIQNVTLYQLYDQPSEAYGLLYGDGVKRKQRFEQVRKFIEAHPMP; from the coding sequence ATGAGGAAACGATCAATCCCAATAGCCATCGTCATTTGTGGAACAGTATTCAGTCTGGCGATTGTTACTTTCGTACATCTGAGGGAAACAAAATGGTCGGACCTTAGGCTAGAAAACGCACTTGCGGCGAGTCAGCCTTTTCAACGTCAAGCCGCGGCGGAGCCTCAGATTCCATGTTCAAAGGGGCGCGCCGGTGTCTTTTATGGAGTGGTAGGTCATGTCCAGCAGGGCGGTATCTATACGGCGCGCAGCTTCGAGGCGCAGATTTCCCAATTGCGCGATCTTGGCATAACCATATACGCACAGGACGTAGGGGACAAAGCCGCGGCCGAGCAGGTCGCGCGACTCGCGCGGGTAGCGGCGGAGCAATGCGTAGGCATACTGCCGTTGATCATCACACCGGACGTACAGGAAAATTTGAACGAATCAACGGCGTACGCTCAAGGCCGCAAACTTGGAGCCGACGCGGCTACGGTGTTGAATAGCCTGGTTTCGTATTACCAGGTGGGTAACGAATTCGACAACGACGTGATCCTCAACGGCGCGAGCGGCGAGTATCCCTCCCATTACGACAATGCCAAGTACCAAAAGGCGCGCGGCGCGATTCGAGGCATGATAGATGGCATCAAGGAGGTTCAACCGTCTGCCCGAATACTGCTCGGCTCGCTAAGCTGGCTGCATTATGGCTTCTCGGACATGCTTAGAGACGGTACTGAACCTGATGGGAAGCGGGATAACGCGAAAGTCGTGGAGTGGGATATTACCGCGTGGCACTGGTATTCGGAAATGAGTCCGAACCGGGCTTCGTGGGTACCGCAGCCCAATGTTTTGAAACACGTATTGACCCATCTAAGTACCCAATACGGCAAGCCAATCTGGATCACGGAATTCGGCGTGCGGCCAGACTATTCGGGCGGTGATCCTGGTGCATACCTGGTTGGACAGGATGGGCTTGCGGGTTTCGTTGCGGATGCAAAGAAATATGGAATCCAAAATGTAACGCTATATCAGCTTTACGATCAGCCAAGCGAAGCGTACGGACTGCTCTACGGTGATGGTGTAAAGCGGAAGCAGCGCTTCGAACAGGTTAGGAAGTTCATCGAGGCCCACCCAATGCCTTGA